From Oncorhynchus gorbuscha isolate QuinsamMale2020 ecotype Even-year unplaced genomic scaffold, OgorEven_v1.0 Un_scaffold_3569, whole genome shotgun sequence, the proteins below share one genomic window:
- the LOC124027930 gene encoding uncharacterized protein LOC124027930 isoform X3 — protein sequence MEKCRLSAVLLLAHIGLSSVVLEAQVSVEPQVTGYQGNDVTLRWRLEFAGASAGDSSITIKDVEMTDAGKYICLLTVFPSGSFERTTILTVLNQIPPPSSGEVVGIVTAALLVTAVVTATAYLIIARKRHKALFNPSVSIDASSLVVNADRTGRQEDLVYSEIVRFNIDKRKAHDPSGEDQKDADVKPAEDVTYSAVAVGQQHSLREDTVYSQVVRKDWDIDDVWTV from the exons ATGGAAAAATGCAGACTGTCTGCCGTTTTGCTGCTGGCACACATTGGCCTCTCTTCAG TAGTGTTGGAAGCTCAGGTCAGTGTTGAACCACAGGTGACAGGGTACCAGGGTAATGATGTCACACTGCGTT GGAGGTTGGAGTTCGCTGGAGCTTCCGCCGGTGATTCCTCTATTACTATAAAAGATGTGGAGATGACTGATGCAGGGAAATACATCTGTCTCCTGACAGTCTTCCCCAGTGGCTCATTTGAGAGAACAACCATCCTCACTGTACTGA ATCAGATTCCACCTCCATCATCTGGCGAGGTTGTGGGAATTGTTACCGCAGCCCTCCTGGTAACAGCTGTCGTGACAGCCACAGCTTACCTCATCATTGCCAGGAAGAG GCACAAGGCTTTATTCAACCCCTCTGTCAGCATTG ATGCAAGCAGCCTGGTGGTCAATGCAGacaggacaggaagacaggaG GACCTGGTTTATTCTGAGATCGTCAGATTCAACATTGACAAGAGGAAAGCACACGACCCATCTGGAGAAGACCAGAAAGATGCAGATGTCAAGCCAGCTGAGGATGTCACCTACTCTGCAGTGGCAGTGGGACAACAGCATTCTTTAAGGGAAGACACAGTTTACTCTCAGGTGGTGAGAAAGGACTGGGACATAGATGATGTATGGACTGTCTAA
- the LOC124027930 gene encoding T-cell immunoreceptor with Ig and ITIM domains-like isoform X1, with amino-acid sequence MEKCRLSAVLLLAHIGLSSVVLEAQVSVEPQVTGYQGNDVTLRCKLLQGTLIQAEWQWEMSDTKKFSIAVFNPNLGQNISGSPLKGRLEFAGASAGDSSITIKDVEMTDAGKYICLLTVFPSGSFERTTILTVLNQIPPPSSGEVVGIVTAALLVTAVVTATAYLIIARKRHKALFNPSVSIDASSLVVNADRTGRQEDLVYSEIVRFNIDKRKAHDPSGEDQKDADVKPAEDVTYSAVAVGQQHSLREDTVYSQVVRKDWDIDDVWTV; translated from the exons ATGGAAAAATGCAGACTGTCTGCCGTTTTGCTGCTGGCACACATTGGCCTCTCTTCAG TAGTGTTGGAAGCTCAGGTCAGTGTTGAACCACAGGTGACAGGGTACCAGGGTAATGATGTCACACTGCGTTGTAAGTTGCTCCAGGGCACTCTCATTCAGGCTGAGTGGCAGTGGGAGATGTCAGATACTAAAAAGTTTTCCATAGCTGTCTTTAACCCTAACTTAGGGCAAAACATTTCTGGGTCACCTCTAAAAGGGAGGTTGGAGTTCGCTGGAGCTTCCGCCGGTGATTCCTCTATTACTATAAAAGATGTGGAGATGACTGATGCAGGGAAATACATCTGTCTCCTGACAGTCTTCCCCAGTGGCTCATTTGAGAGAACAACCATCCTCACTGTACTGA ATCAGATTCCACCTCCATCATCTGGCGAGGTTGTGGGAATTGTTACCGCAGCCCTCCTGGTAACAGCTGTCGTGACAGCCACAGCTTACCTCATCATTGCCAGGAAGAG GCACAAGGCTTTATTCAACCCCTCTGTCAGCATTG ATGCAAGCAGCCTGGTGGTCAATGCAGacaggacaggaagacaggaG GACCTGGTTTATTCTGAGATCGTCAGATTCAACATTGACAAGAGGAAAGCACACGACCCATCTGGAGAAGACCAGAAAGATGCAGATGTCAAGCCAGCTGAGGATGTCACCTACTCTGCAGTGGCAGTGGGACAACAGCATTCTTTAAGGGAAGACACAGTTTACTCTCAGGTGGTGAGAAAGGACTGGGACATAGATGATGTATGGACTGTCTAA
- the LOC124027930 gene encoding uncharacterized protein LOC124027930 isoform X4, which translates to MEKCRLSAVLLLAHIGLSSVLEAQVSVEPQVTGYQGNDVTLRWRLEFAGASAGDSSITIKDVEMTDAGKYICLLTVFPSGSFERTTILTVLNQIPPPSSGEVVGIVTAALLVTAVVTATAYLIIARKRHKALFNPSVSIDASSLVVNADRTGRQEDLVYSEIVRFNIDKRKAHDPSGEDQKDADVKPAEDVTYSAVAVGQQHSLREDTVYSQVVRKDWDIDDVWTV; encoded by the exons ATGGAAAAATGCAGACTGTCTGCCGTTTTGCTGCTGGCACACATTGGCCTCTCTTCAG TGTTGGAAGCTCAGGTCAGTGTTGAACCACAGGTGACAGGGTACCAGGGTAATGATGTCACACTGCGTT GGAGGTTGGAGTTCGCTGGAGCTTCCGCCGGTGATTCCTCTATTACTATAAAAGATGTGGAGATGACTGATGCAGGGAAATACATCTGTCTCCTGACAGTCTTCCCCAGTGGCTCATTTGAGAGAACAACCATCCTCACTGTACTGA ATCAGATTCCACCTCCATCATCTGGCGAGGTTGTGGGAATTGTTACCGCAGCCCTCCTGGTAACAGCTGTCGTGACAGCCACAGCTTACCTCATCATTGCCAGGAAGAG GCACAAGGCTTTATTCAACCCCTCTGTCAGCATTG ATGCAAGCAGCCTGGTGGTCAATGCAGacaggacaggaagacaggaG GACCTGGTTTATTCTGAGATCGTCAGATTCAACATTGACAAGAGGAAAGCACACGACCCATCTGGAGAAGACCAGAAAGATGCAGATGTCAAGCCAGCTGAGGATGTCACCTACTCTGCAGTGGCAGTGGGACAACAGCATTCTTTAAGGGAAGACACAGTTTACTCTCAGGTGGTGAGAAAGGACTGGGACATAGATGATGTATGGACTGTCTAA
- the LOC124027930 gene encoding T-cell immunoreceptor with Ig and ITIM domains-like isoform X2 gives MEKCRLSAVLLLAHIGLSSVLEAQVSVEPQVTGYQGNDVTLRCKLLQGTLIQAEWQWEMSDTKKFSIAVFNPNLGQNISGSPLKGRLEFAGASAGDSSITIKDVEMTDAGKYICLLTVFPSGSFERTTILTVLNQIPPPSSGEVVGIVTAALLVTAVVTATAYLIIARKRHKALFNPSVSIDASSLVVNADRTGRQEDLVYSEIVRFNIDKRKAHDPSGEDQKDADVKPAEDVTYSAVAVGQQHSLREDTVYSQVVRKDWDIDDVWTV, from the exons ATGGAAAAATGCAGACTGTCTGCCGTTTTGCTGCTGGCACACATTGGCCTCTCTTCAG TGTTGGAAGCTCAGGTCAGTGTTGAACCACAGGTGACAGGGTACCAGGGTAATGATGTCACACTGCGTTGTAAGTTGCTCCAGGGCACTCTCATTCAGGCTGAGTGGCAGTGGGAGATGTCAGATACTAAAAAGTTTTCCATAGCTGTCTTTAACCCTAACTTAGGGCAAAACATTTCTGGGTCACCTCTAAAAGGGAGGTTGGAGTTCGCTGGAGCTTCCGCCGGTGATTCCTCTATTACTATAAAAGATGTGGAGATGACTGATGCAGGGAAATACATCTGTCTCCTGACAGTCTTCCCCAGTGGCTCATTTGAGAGAACAACCATCCTCACTGTACTGA ATCAGATTCCACCTCCATCATCTGGCGAGGTTGTGGGAATTGTTACCGCAGCCCTCCTGGTAACAGCTGTCGTGACAGCCACAGCTTACCTCATCATTGCCAGGAAGAG GCACAAGGCTTTATTCAACCCCTCTGTCAGCATTG ATGCAAGCAGCCTGGTGGTCAATGCAGacaggacaggaagacaggaG GACCTGGTTTATTCTGAGATCGTCAGATTCAACATTGACAAGAGGAAAGCACACGACCCATCTGGAGAAGACCAGAAAGATGCAGATGTCAAGCCAGCTGAGGATGTCACCTACTCTGCAGTGGCAGTGGGACAACAGCATTCTTTAAGGGAAGACACAGTTTACTCTCAGGTGGTGAGAAAGGACTGGGACATAGATGATGTATGGACTGTCTAA